The DNA window AAGAGATGGCTTTCTCATCAGGGTTAGCTGCCTTCACCATTTCTCCTGACCTGACATTTgtggttttcttgctttctccagCATTCTAAACCTTACCCTGATCATAGTTTCTTTCTCCTATACATTCAGTTATCCGTGGATCTCTCCTCATAAAGACAGTACCCTTCACCAGATCGTTATGTTATTTTATCATGACTTTCACTTTCTCTgatgattccatttaaattttttccctaaATCTTATTCTATGACCATATCTTCAATTCTGATTCTACTTTTAACTTGtgtaatttaacttttatttcagaTAATTTACGACTCTTTGAGAAGTCACCACAGAATTCCATCTTACCAAATCCAATGGCTTTTAATAGTCTTCTTCAACTTCTAAGAACAGTAATAATGACACTGTTTTCCAAGCTGGCTTCTGCGAGTCCTGTGCCTACTTTAACcccatcttacaaatgaggaaaaaaaaggctCTTAGGTTAAGAAATCTGTACATGATCGTTTAGCTACTACTTGGTGGAATCAGTATTTGTCTAATCATTCTGACTCCACagtttgtgttcttattttttgatacaacccatttttattttttaaattttttaaaaatttttatttatttattttatttttggctgcattgggtcttcgttgctgcgcacgagctttctttagttgcagtgagcaggggctactcttcatgtggtgcgcgggcttctcattgtggagcacgggctctaggcacatgggctttagtagttgtgacatgggggcttcagtagttgtagctcgtgggctctagagctcaggctcagtagttgtggcacatgggcttagttgcttcgtggcatgtgggatcttcctggaccagggctcgaacccatgtcccccgcattggcaggcggattcttaaccactgtgccaccagggaagctgccACAGTTTGTGTTCTTATGGTGCTGTCCTGCAGGGCAGCATTAGGTTATATAGACCACACCACCTtcttggtatcttttttttttttttttttttttaaagatattcgccatgtatttcttctttaggtctttttttttttttaatttattttatatttatttttggctgtgttgggtcttcgtttctgtgcgagggctttctcgagttgcgacaagcgggggccactcttcattgcggtgtgcaggcctttcactgtcgcggcctctcttgttgcggagcacaggctccagatgggcaggctcagtagctgtggctcacgggcctacttgctccgcggcatgtgggatcttcccagaccagggctcgaacccgtgtcccctgcattggcaggcagattctcaaccactgcgccaccagggaagcccaccttctTGGTATCTGTTCTTCCACCAgctaatttaataatttttttctcctctatctcTCTTATTGCTTCTTCAATGCTTCTCATAAGTCTCCTTTTTTAATGCAGATATATAATTGACGCCTTTGTTAGACTAAGCTAAACTACTATAGTATATAGACTCTAAAGTTTGGCTCACACAGAATAGGACTTTCTTGCTCATGTATTGATCTTTTTAGTTCAGTGGACAGTTCTTTTCCCCCTGACAATTCAGGGACAGAGATTCCTTCCACATGGTGGTTCCATCATCCTCGAGGGCCTCCTCATCATCTAAGTTTGGCCAGCAGTAGAAGAAGAGCACAAAGGGGTTCATTTGGGTGGTTTTTACAGGCCAGACTAGAATGGCTAACATCACTTTTCACTCTCATTCACTTAATGGGGGAGACCTTGTCACTTCACTCAATCAAATTCAAGGAAGGTTGAGAAATATAGTATAGTTGTGTGTCCAGAAGTAGGGAGAAGAGATTTCAGAATGGCCAACAGTCTCTGCCACAATCCCTGAGGAGCCTCTGTCTTTTACACTGCTGTTCTGTTTCTGCACAAACTCCCACAAATGCATTATGATGGTCTCAACTATCCCTTTGACATCTATATTCCCCATATTTTCATCTTTGTCATATATGTTCATATGAACTCTATTCTCACATATCCCTGGTGTTTGGGACATCTCTATATAGACATGCTGTTGTTACTTCAAGCCCAGCACATCCAAAAACAGAAGCTATCTTCTCTCCCAAACAAAGTTCTCATCCTGACTCCTCCTGTTCTTTTAGCCTCTGAGACTAGAAATCATGGTATCAGCAAGAATGTATCATGCTTTCTACTCTGTTTTTCCCTCATTCTCCAtggtttcttctttgatattaCCTGCTAGGTCCACTTCTACTCTTCATCTCTGTTGATACCTTGCTAAGCCAGGTTCCCATCATCCCATGCCAATTACTATAATTTCTAGTTGTATTTGTtgatgtcttccttttttttctgaatcattttgaATGTTACTGCCAGATTTGACCACTTGAAATatcacatttatcttttttttttaccctaaaaagaaaagttaaatgcCTCCTTATTCCCTGTAGTAAGTAATCCAAACATCTCTACTTGCTTTTTGAGTCCACTCCAAAATTTATTCAGCTATTACCAAGTACTTTGTATGCGCTATTACTAAAATGAGGTTAGACATTCTGGGGACTAAGATTTTGCCGTGAACAGGAAATATTGGTGCTTTAGGATGACAGGGTCCAGAATGGTTGGATAGGAATAGAGAGTAAAAATCCAGGAAACTCCCTCATCCAAAAATGCTGCGTCATGTATACTATGGATAAAATACATATTCTCTATCTTTTAAGATTTTACAGTGTAATTAATGTTTGGTCACAAattaagaaatcatttttcaCCTCTTATATAGGCAGAAATTATGAAGATTGATAAAAATCCAGTGAGTTTGCAGGGAAGGGCACCCATATTCACTGATAGCCCACATACCCATAACCCAATACTTCCTTTTTAGTAAATCCTATGAAACATTGACAGGAGTGTACACAAACTTATATATAATGACAAAGTGAAAAATCAGAGACAACCTGAATATTTTTTAGTAAAGTCAAACAAATATGTCTGTAAGTAGAATGTAATACaattgttaaaaagaatgagataaatcTAAATGTACAGACATAtaattgagtttaaaaaaaacaaaacagatgcagAACTATATGTACTCCATGATCCCCTTTTTTGGgtagaaatgtatatttatgacCATATATACACAAATGCACACATTCACATGTGTATATTATTGAGAAATGTGAACAGATGCATTCCAAAATCCTAAGAGATTAAAGGAAATGGGGATGAGATTGAGAGAGGCTATCCTTTTTCAGTGAATGCATTTCTATattatttgatgttttattttaacatgcACAGAGTATGagatacttaaatttttttaagtaaataaaattttgtcataGAAATATGAGCTCGAGATGATATCGTGTTAGAATTCATATCTCCTTGTCTTATCTCTTGATATTTGCCCTTCCAGTGATGCTTTCTTCTTAGTCCATTTCCTCTTGCGATTCTCATGGATGAACTCCTCCCAATTTTTAAAGGCACCTTACATACTTTTAACAGCTTGTTTGTGTTGACCACTTTGTTACTTTCATATCAGCTCTCTAGGTGGCAGGATCCTATTTGAAGACAGTCCAACCCTCCTGTacctagtatatatatatttttccctcctGTTCTCACtgtggccttttattttttaaaagtcagtgaatatgagttatttatatttttggatttctttcaggcttggaagatgaaacagaaaccaaaaagtCAGTCTTAAAGAATGACATCTCATGGGAAGAATTACACCATGACCTGATGATGGAAAGGTCCACAAGAGGAAGCACCTTGGTTTCCACATTGGGAAGGGTCTCCAAATGTCATAAGTTAGAAAACCACCAGGAGAACCAAGGAATGGGTGCAGGGCAAATCCTCTTGATCCACAAGAAAACACTCATGCAGGAGAGAGGCCAAGAATCTAACAGATGTGTGAAAAGTATTAATGTGTGCTCAAAAGTTATTCCAGGACCAATAGATCCTCCAAGAAAAAGACACCATAAATATGACATATCTAGAAAGAAAAGTAGATGCAATTTAGGTTTGATTAATCATTCAAGGAATTATACAAGAATGAAAACCTTTGAATGTAATATTTGTGAGAAAATCTTCAAACAGCTCATTCATCTTACAGAACACatgagaattcatactggagagaaacctttcagatgtaaagaatgtggaaaagcctttagCCAAAGTTCATCCCTTATTCCACATCAGAGAATCCATACTGGCGAGAAACCCTATGAGTGTAAAGAATGCGGGAAAACCTTCAGACATCCATCATCTCTTACTCAACATGTTAGAATtcatactggggagaaaccctatgaatgtggTGTATGTGAGAAAGCATTCAGCCAGAGCATTGGACTGATCCAGCATCTGAGAACTCATGTCAGAGAGAAACCTTTTACATGCAAAGACTGTGGAAAAGCATTTTTCCAGATTAGACACCTCAGGCAACATGAGATTATTCATACTGGTGTGAAACCCTATATTTGTAATGTATGCAGTAAAACCTTCAGCCACAGCACATACCTAACTCAACACCAGAGAACTCATACTGGGGAAAGACCAtataaatgtaaggaatgtgggaaagcctttagccAGAGAATACATCTTTCTATCCATCAAAGAGTCCATACTGGAGTGAAACCTTATGAATGCAGTCattgtgggaaagccttcaggcATGATTCATCCTTTGctaaacatcagagaattcatactggagaaaaaccatatgattgtaatgaatgtggaaaagccttcagcTGTAGTTCATCACTTATTCGACATTGCAAAACACATTTAAGAAATTCCTTCAGCAATGATATGTGAAATAAGTTCAACATCAAAGAATCCCCAAATTGGAGCAAAAGCCTCTAAATCTGTGGTTTTCTGACTTTTGGATTTCAAgaaccaataatttttttttaatggtttgacCCAATGTTACAACTATTAATtttgccatattaaaaaaaaactacctatTATACACATtgtttcagaaaagaaaggacattttaatatttaaaagtacagGAAGGATATATTTGTAGAGAACAGCCCTTTACATTGAATTAAATTGGCTTTATGAAAATCTCCcaaatttgtctttatttttctcatttcactgtGGGCCAGTGAAATCATCACAACAGGCCAGTGATCTGTGATTGGCTTTGAGAGTCACTGTTTTAAATATCCCTTTAATgaatcagaataaaatataatctttacTATAGCCCTTTATATGGCTAGAAGAGGTATAAATAGAAATGTCAGTTGTCTCATTTCTAGAAGAAATAATGTTAAAGGGAGTTTTCTAGACTTGATAGATAATCTGCTATACATGAGATACttatattttatggttttctatAGAGAggaattggcaaactttttctataaagggccagatagtaaatatgttaGGTGTTGTAGGCCATATGGCCTCTGTCAGAACTACTCAACTCTACCATTTTAGTGCAAAAGCATCCAGAGACAATATATAAATCAGGGTATCTCAATCTTGGCACTGCTGATATTTTGGGGCCAGATACTTTGTTATGGGCAGccatcctgtgcattgtagggtgtttagcagcatccctgtccactggatgccagtagtcCCCATATCCATTGTGACGACCAA is part of the Balaenoptera musculus isolate JJ_BM4_2016_0621 chromosome 1, mBalMus1.pri.v3, whole genome shotgun sequence genome and encodes:
- the ZFP69B gene encoding zinc finger protein 69 homolog B, producing MLQRLLFTLPVEASTWVKLHHPKKATEGAPLWEDVTKIFEGDVLLSQDADETRGESFKDEVTPGSLTAESQELLTFKDISVDFTQEEWGQLAPAHRNLYREVMLENYGNLVSVGYQLPKPGVISQLEKGGEPWLMEREISGGPSPGLEDETETKKSVLKNDISWEELHHDLMMERSTRGSTLVSTLGRVSKCHKLENHQENQGMGAGQILLIHKKTLMQERGQESNRCVKSINVCSKVIPGPIDPPRKRHHKYDISRKKSRCNLGLINHSRNYTRMKTFECNICEKIFKQLIHLTEHMRIHTGEKPFRCKECGKAFSQSSSLIPHQRIHTGEKPYECKECGKTFRHPSSLTQHVRIHTGEKPYECGVCEKAFSQSIGLIQHLRTHVREKPFTCKDCGKAFFQIRHLRQHEIIHTGVKPYICNVCSKTFSHSTYLTQHQRTHTGERPYKCKECGKAFSQRIHLSIHQRVHTGVKPYECSHCGKAFRHDSSFAKHQRIHTGEKPYDCNECGKAFSCSSSLIRHCKTHLRNSFSNDM